Proteins from a genomic interval of Cupriavidus pauculus:
- a CDS encoding Bug family tripartite tricarboxylate transporter substrate binding protein, translating to MLPRHTLLLALALLSPLAHAAWPDPAKPIRVVVGFPPGGGADALARAIAPALSDQLKANVIIDNRPGAGGLIATELVAKSAPDGYTLYIATPGSFTIWPNLRKLNYDPQKDFAPVSVLVTMPNVLVTGADTPYKDVQGMLAAVRSANGRFSYASGGNGTIGQIAAEQFKMLAHVQMQHVPYKGTTPALTDVMGGVVPITFSDPSAKPLIASGKLRALAVTTATRSAQFPGVPTVAEAGVPGYEVTNWYGLVAPAGTPADVVATLNKALVKVMADPDIRQRLAVSGMDATSDTPQQFARLLATERTKWGDLIRKAGIQGD from the coding sequence ATGCTTCCCCGCCACACCCTCCTCCTAGCCCTCGCCCTGCTTTCCCCGCTGGCCCACGCCGCCTGGCCCGACCCGGCCAAGCCGATCCGCGTGGTCGTGGGCTTTCCGCCCGGCGGCGGCGCCGATGCGCTGGCGCGGGCCATCGCCCCGGCGCTGTCGGACCAGCTCAAGGCCAACGTGATCATCGACAACCGGCCCGGCGCCGGCGGGCTGATCGCCACCGAGTTGGTGGCCAAGTCCGCGCCGGACGGCTACACGCTCTACATCGCCACGCCGGGGTCGTTCACGATCTGGCCCAACCTGCGCAAGCTCAACTACGACCCGCAGAAAGACTTCGCGCCAGTGAGCGTGCTGGTGACCATGCCCAACGTGCTGGTCACCGGCGCCGACACGCCGTACAAGGACGTGCAGGGCATGCTGGCCGCCGTGCGCAGCGCCAACGGCCGGTTCTCGTACGCGTCCGGCGGCAACGGCACCATCGGCCAGATCGCCGCCGAGCAGTTCAAGATGCTGGCCCACGTGCAGATGCAGCACGTGCCGTACAAGGGCACCACGCCGGCGCTGACCGACGTGATGGGCGGCGTGGTGCCGATCACGTTCTCCGACCCATCGGCCAAGCCGCTGATTGCTTCCGGCAAGCTGCGCGCGCTGGCCGTGACCACGGCCACGCGGTCGGCCCAGTTCCCGGGCGTGCCGACCGTGGCGGAAGCCGGCGTGCCCGGCTACGAGGTCACCAACTGGTACGGGCTGGTGGCGCCGGCCGGCACGCCCGCCGACGTGGTTGCCACGCTGAACAAGGCGCTGGTCAAGGTCATGGCCGATCCGGACATCCGCCAGCGGCTGGCGGTATCGGGCATGGATGCCACGTCGGACACGCCGCAGCAGTTCGCGCGGCTGCTGGCCACCGAGCGCACCAAGTGGGGCGACCTGATCCGCAAGGCCGGCATCCAGGGCGACTGA
- a CDS encoding M14 family metallopeptidase, whose protein sequence is MPIIGDWLRQQSGPARTNGQLPVGSMASGMAVTLPYVAVRGAHPGRTLWLHGQVHGDEINGMVAALRFARGLDPATMHGNVVVTPTGNPQALDARRKRNPYDELDLDQTYPGNAGGLVSERLAHALIAEVRGVADVLINLHTMNPLFDARPYTVYKVHPDSPVTEADVLAAMAPFHPHVACQQDVGGKGELPGNIAGALDYQCLAAGVCAFMLELGSGSRFEPDNIAVAETGFQTLAVQMGILSGPPAQPAATSLRRVKRRGWITADEGGLFIPGARAGDLLREGQSIGDTLKLDASLTPVRPFPRDGVLIGLRSDPVVHTGERLAFVAWEWDQVSLSSGAVA, encoded by the coding sequence ATGCCTATCATCGGTGACTGGCTGCGCCAGCAATCGGGCCCGGCCCGCACCAACGGCCAACTACCGGTCGGCTCCATGGCCTCGGGCATGGCCGTCACGCTGCCGTACGTGGCGGTGCGCGGCGCCCATCCCGGCCGCACGCTCTGGCTGCACGGCCAGGTGCACGGCGACGAGATCAACGGCATGGTGGCGGCGCTGCGCTTTGCCCGCGGCCTGGACCCGGCCACGATGCACGGCAACGTGGTGGTCACGCCCACCGGCAACCCGCAGGCGCTGGACGCGCGCCGCAAGCGCAATCCGTACGACGAACTCGACCTCGACCAGACCTATCCCGGCAACGCGGGCGGCCTGGTATCGGAACGGCTGGCCCACGCGCTGATCGCCGAAGTGCGCGGCGTGGCCGACGTGCTGATCAACCTGCACACGATGAACCCGCTGTTCGATGCCCGGCCCTACACGGTCTACAAGGTGCATCCGGACAGCCCCGTCACCGAGGCCGACGTGCTGGCGGCCATGGCGCCATTCCATCCGCACGTGGCCTGCCAGCAGGACGTGGGCGGCAAGGGCGAGCTGCCCGGCAACATCGCCGGCGCGCTCGACTACCAGTGCCTGGCCGCCGGCGTCTGCGCGTTCATGCTCGAACTGGGCAGCGGCAGCCGCTTCGAGCCCGACAACATCGCCGTGGCCGAAACCGGCTTCCAGACGCTGGCCGTGCAGATGGGCATCCTGTCCGGCCCGCCGGCGCAGCCAGCCGCCACGTCGCTGCGGCGCGTGAAGCGGCGCGGATGGATCACCGCCGACGAAGGCGGCCTGTTCATCCCCGGCGCCCGCGCCGGCGACCTGCTGCGCGAAGGCCAGTCGATCGGCGACACGCTCAAGCTCGACGCATCGCTCACCCCCGTCAGGCCGTTCCCGCGCGACGGCGTGCTGATCGGCCTGCGCAGCGACCCCGTGGTCCACACCGGCGAACGGCTTGCGTTCGTGGCGTGGGAGTGGGACCAGGTGTCGCTGTCTTCCGGCGCCGTCGCATGA